From a region of the Ovis aries strain OAR_USU_Benz2616 breed Rambouillet chromosome 10, ARS-UI_Ramb_v3.0, whole genome shotgun sequence genome:
- the NUP58 gene encoding nucleoporin p58/p45 isoform X3, whose product MSTGFSFGSSTLGSSTVAAGGSGTGGGFSFGTGTSSNPTVGLNFGTLGSTTTPATTSASGGFGTSLFGSKPATGFTLGGTSTGTAATTSASTIGFSLGFSKPAASATPFALPIASTSASGLTLSSALTSTPAASTGFTLNNLSGTAATTTTASTGLSLGGALTGLGGSLFQGTSTATSGLGQSALGLTLGTTAATSAAGNEGLGGIDFSSSSDKKSDKTGTRPEDSKALKDETLPAVICQDVDNLQKFVKEQKQVQEEISRMSSKAMLKVQEDIKALKQLLSLAASGLQRNTLNIDKLKIETAQELKNAEIALRTQKTPPGLQHENTAPADYFRILVQQFEVQLQQYRQQIEELENHLATQANNSHITPQDLSMAMQKIYQTFVALAAQLQSIHENVKVLKEQYLGYRKMFLGDAVDVFEARRAEAKKWQNAPRVTTGPTPFSNMPNAAAVAMAATLTQQQQPATGFGASSGFGCSTTGASTFGFGTTNKPSGSLSAGFGSSSTSGFNFSNPGITASAGLTFGVSNPASAGFGTGGQLLQLKKPPAGNKRGKR is encoded by the exons ATGTCCACAGGGTTCTCCTTCGGGAGCAGCACGCTGGGTTCCTCCACCGTGGCCGCTGGCGGGAGTGGCACGGGCGGAGGTTTCTCCTTCGGGACCGGGACGTCCAG CAACCCTACTGTGGGGCTCAATTTTGGGACCCTTGGGAGCACCACCACTCCAGCTACAACATCTGCTTCTGGTGGATTTGGAACCAGCCTCTTCGGATCTAAACCTGCCACGGGGTTCACTCTAGGAGGAACGAGCACAG gaaCGGCAGCCACGACATCTGCATCTACGATAGGCTTCAGTTTAGGCTTCAGTAAACCCGCAGCATCCGCCACGCCCTTTGCGCTGCCCATCGCCTCTACCTCGGCCAGCGGTCTCACGCTCTCGTCTGCACTGACATCCACTCCTGCAG catCCACAGGATTTACCCTGAATAACTTGAGTGGAACAGCAGCCACAACTACCACTGCCTCGACAGGCCTCTCTTTAGGGGGTGCCTTGACTGGTTTGGGAGGCTCACTTTTCCAAGGTACAAGCACAGCAACATCAG GACTTGGACAAAGTGCTTTAGGCCTGACTCTGGGAACTACAGCAGCTACTTCAGCTGCTGGTAATGAAGGCCTCGGAGGTATAGATTTTAGTAGCTCATCGGATAAGAAGA GTGATAAAACAGGAACAAGACCAGA GGACAGTAAAGCATTGAAGGATGAGACTCTGCCTGCTGTCATCTGCCAGGACGTCGACAACCTCCA gaaatTTGTGAAGGAACAAAAACAGGTTCAAGAAGAAATTAGTAGAATGTCTTCAAAAGCAATGCTTAAAGTCCAGGAAGATATTAAAGCTCTGAAGCAGCTTTTGTCACTGGCCGCCAGTGGATTGCAGAGGAACACTCTCAATATTgacaaactgaaaatagaaacCGCTCAG GAGTTAAAAAATGCTGAAATAGCTTTAAGAACCCAGAAAACACCACCTGGATTGCAACATGAAAATACAGCTCCTGCTGA CTACTTCAGGATCCTGGTTCAGCAGTTTGAGGTGCAGCTCCAACAGTACCGACAGCAGATTGAGGAGCTGGAGAACCATCTTGCCACCCAAGCGAACAATTCACATATCACCCCACAAG atttgTCAATGGCTATGCAGAAAATTTATCAAACATTTGTAGCTTTAGCTGCACAGCTTCAGTCTATTCATGAAAATGTGAAG gtgCTCAAAGAACAGTACCTTGGCTACAGGAAAATGTTCTTGGGAGATGCTGTGGATGTGTTTGAAGCCAGGCGAGCAGAAGCCAAGAAGTGGCAGAACGCACCCCGAGTCACTACTGGACCCACCCCCTTCAGCAACATGCCAAACGCAGCAGCTGTTGCCATGGCTGCAACTCttacacagcagcagcagcctgctaCAG GCTTTGGAGCTAGCTCTGGTTTTGGATGCAGCACCACAGGGGCCTCCACATTTGGATTTGGAACAACAAATAAACCCTCAGGAAGTCTTAGTGCAG GCTTTGGCAGCTCAAGTACATCTGGGTTTAACTTCAGCAATCCTGGCATCACGGCATCAGCGGGTTTGACATTTGGGGTGTCCAATCCTGCCTCTGCAGGCTTTGGGACAGGAGGACAACTCCTTCAGTTGAAGAAACCTCCAGCtggaaacaaaagaggaaaaagataa
- the NUP58 gene encoding nucleoporin p58/p45 isoform X2 has product MIHIYRSCYGCFKIRQLSNRNCNPTVGLNFGTLGSTTTPATTSASGGFGTSLFGSKPATGFTLGGTSTGTAATTSASTIGFSLGFSKPAASATPFALPIASTSASGLTLSSALTSTPAASTGFTLNNLSGTAATTTTASTGLSLGGALTGLGGSLFQGTSTATSGLGQSALGLTLGTTAATSAAGNEGLGGIDFSSSSDKKSDKTGTRPEDSKALKDETLPAVICQDVDNLQKFVKEQKQVQEEISRMSSKAMLKVQEDIKALKQLLSLAASGLQRNTLNIDKLKIETAQELKNAEIALRTQKTPPGLQHENTAPADYFRILVQQFEVQLQQYRQQIEELENHLATQANNSHITPQDLSMAMQKIYQTFVALAAQLQSIHENVKVLKEQYLGYRKMFLGDAVDVFEARRAEAKKWQNAPRVTTGPTPFSNMPNAAAVAMAATLTQQQQPATGPQPSLGVSFGAPFGSGIGTGLQSSGLGSSNLGGFGASSGFGCSTTGASTFGFGTTNKPSGSLSAGFGSSSTSGFNFSNPGITASAGLTFGVSNPASAGFGTGGQLLQLKKPPAGNKRGKR; this is encoded by the exons ATGATCCACATTTATAGATCTTGCTATGGTTGTTTTAAAATACGTCAGCTTTCAAACAGAAACTG CAACCCTACTGTGGGGCTCAATTTTGGGACCCTTGGGAGCACCACCACTCCAGCTACAACATCTGCTTCTGGTGGATTTGGAACCAGCCTCTTCGGATCTAAACCTGCCACGGGGTTCACTCTAGGAGGAACGAGCACAG gaaCGGCAGCCACGACATCTGCATCTACGATAGGCTTCAGTTTAGGCTTCAGTAAACCCGCAGCATCCGCCACGCCCTTTGCGCTGCCCATCGCCTCTACCTCGGCCAGCGGTCTCACGCTCTCGTCTGCACTGACATCCACTCCTGCAG catCCACAGGATTTACCCTGAATAACTTGAGTGGAACAGCAGCCACAACTACCACTGCCTCGACAGGCCTCTCTTTAGGGGGTGCCTTGACTGGTTTGGGAGGCTCACTTTTCCAAGGTACAAGCACAGCAACATCAG GACTTGGACAAAGTGCTTTAGGCCTGACTCTGGGAACTACAGCAGCTACTTCAGCTGCTGGTAATGAAGGCCTCGGAGGTATAGATTTTAGTAGCTCATCGGATAAGAAGA GTGATAAAACAGGAACAAGACCAGA GGACAGTAAAGCATTGAAGGATGAGACTCTGCCTGCTGTCATCTGCCAGGACGTCGACAACCTCCA gaaatTTGTGAAGGAACAAAAACAGGTTCAAGAAGAAATTAGTAGAATGTCTTCAAAAGCAATGCTTAAAGTCCAGGAAGATATTAAAGCTCTGAAGCAGCTTTTGTCACTGGCCGCCAGTGGATTGCAGAGGAACACTCTCAATATTgacaaactgaaaatagaaacCGCTCAG GAGTTAAAAAATGCTGAAATAGCTTTAAGAACCCAGAAAACACCACCTGGATTGCAACATGAAAATACAGCTCCTGCTGA CTACTTCAGGATCCTGGTTCAGCAGTTTGAGGTGCAGCTCCAACAGTACCGACAGCAGATTGAGGAGCTGGAGAACCATCTTGCCACCCAAGCGAACAATTCACATATCACCCCACAAG atttgTCAATGGCTATGCAGAAAATTTATCAAACATTTGTAGCTTTAGCTGCACAGCTTCAGTCTATTCATGAAAATGTGAAG gtgCTCAAAGAACAGTACCTTGGCTACAGGAAAATGTTCTTGGGAGATGCTGTGGATGTGTTTGAAGCCAGGCGAGCAGAAGCCAAGAAGTGGCAGAACGCACCCCGAGTCACTACTGGACCCACCCCCTTCAGCAACATGCCAAACGCAGCAGCTGTTGCCATGGCTGCAACTCttacacagcagcagcagcctgctaCAG GGCCACAGCCATCTCTGGGAGTTAGTTTTGGAGCGCCATTCGGCTCAGGTATTGGCACTGGCTTGCAGTCAAGTGGCCTAGGTTCTTCAAACCTTGGAG GCTTTGGAGCTAGCTCTGGTTTTGGATGCAGCACCACAGGGGCCTCCACATTTGGATTTGGAACAACAAATAAACCCTCAGGAAGTCTTAGTGCAG GCTTTGGCAGCTCAAGTACATCTGGGTTTAACTTCAGCAATCCTGGCATCACGGCATCAGCGGGTTTGACATTTGGGGTGTCCAATCCTGCCTCTGCAGGCTTTGGGACAGGAGGACAACTCCTTCAGTTGAAGAAACCTCCAGCtggaaacaaaagaggaaaaagataa
- the NUP58 gene encoding nucleoporin p58/p45 isoform X4 codes for MSTGFSFGSSTLGSSTVAAGGSGTGGGFSFGTGTSSNPTVGLNFGTLGSTTTPATTSASGGFGTSLFGSKPATGFTLGGTSTASTGFTLNNLSGTAATTTTASTGLSLGGALTGLGGSLFQGTSTATSGLGQSALGLTLGTTAATSAAGNEGLGGIDFSSSSDKKSDKTGTRPEDSKALKDETLPAVICQDVDNLQKFVKEQKQVQEEISRMSSKAMLKVQEDIKALKQLLSLAASGLQRNTLNIDKLKIETAQELKNAEIALRTQKTPPGLQHENTAPADYFRILVQQFEVQLQQYRQQIEELENHLATQANNSHITPQDLSMAMQKIYQTFVALAAQLQSIHENVKVLKEQYLGYRKMFLGDAVDVFEARRAEAKKWQNAPRVTTGPTPFSNMPNAAAVAMAATLTQQQQPATGPQPSLGVSFGAPFGSGIGTGLQSSGLGSSNLGGFGASSGFGCSTTGASTFGFGTTNKPSGSLSAGFGSSSTSGFNFSNPGITASAGLTFGVSNPASAGFGTGGQLLQLKKPPAGNKRGKR; via the exons ATGTCCACAGGGTTCTCCTTCGGGAGCAGCACGCTGGGTTCCTCCACCGTGGCCGCTGGCGGGAGTGGCACGGGCGGAGGTTTCTCCTTCGGGACCGGGACGTCCAG CAACCCTACTGTGGGGCTCAATTTTGGGACCCTTGGGAGCACCACCACTCCAGCTACAACATCTGCTTCTGGTGGATTTGGAACCAGCCTCTTCGGATCTAAACCTGCCACGGGGTTCACTCTAGGAGGAACGAGCACAG catCCACAGGATTTACCCTGAATAACTTGAGTGGAACAGCAGCCACAACTACCACTGCCTCGACAGGCCTCTCTTTAGGGGGTGCCTTGACTGGTTTGGGAGGCTCACTTTTCCAAGGTACAAGCACAGCAACATCAG GACTTGGACAAAGTGCTTTAGGCCTGACTCTGGGAACTACAGCAGCTACTTCAGCTGCTGGTAATGAAGGCCTCGGAGGTATAGATTTTAGTAGCTCATCGGATAAGAAGA GTGATAAAACAGGAACAAGACCAGA GGACAGTAAAGCATTGAAGGATGAGACTCTGCCTGCTGTCATCTGCCAGGACGTCGACAACCTCCA gaaatTTGTGAAGGAACAAAAACAGGTTCAAGAAGAAATTAGTAGAATGTCTTCAAAAGCAATGCTTAAAGTCCAGGAAGATATTAAAGCTCTGAAGCAGCTTTTGTCACTGGCCGCCAGTGGATTGCAGAGGAACACTCTCAATATTgacaaactgaaaatagaaacCGCTCAG GAGTTAAAAAATGCTGAAATAGCTTTAAGAACCCAGAAAACACCACCTGGATTGCAACATGAAAATACAGCTCCTGCTGA CTACTTCAGGATCCTGGTTCAGCAGTTTGAGGTGCAGCTCCAACAGTACCGACAGCAGATTGAGGAGCTGGAGAACCATCTTGCCACCCAAGCGAACAATTCACATATCACCCCACAAG atttgTCAATGGCTATGCAGAAAATTTATCAAACATTTGTAGCTTTAGCTGCACAGCTTCAGTCTATTCATGAAAATGTGAAG gtgCTCAAAGAACAGTACCTTGGCTACAGGAAAATGTTCTTGGGAGATGCTGTGGATGTGTTTGAAGCCAGGCGAGCAGAAGCCAAGAAGTGGCAGAACGCACCCCGAGTCACTACTGGACCCACCCCCTTCAGCAACATGCCAAACGCAGCAGCTGTTGCCATGGCTGCAACTCttacacagcagcagcagcctgctaCAG GGCCACAGCCATCTCTGGGAGTTAGTTTTGGAGCGCCATTCGGCTCAGGTATTGGCACTGGCTTGCAGTCAAGTGGCCTAGGTTCTTCAAACCTTGGAG GCTTTGGAGCTAGCTCTGGTTTTGGATGCAGCACCACAGGGGCCTCCACATTTGGATTTGGAACAACAAATAAACCCTCAGGAAGTCTTAGTGCAG GCTTTGGCAGCTCAAGTACATCTGGGTTTAACTTCAGCAATCCTGGCATCACGGCATCAGCGGGTTTGACATTTGGGGTGTCCAATCCTGCCTCTGCAGGCTTTGGGACAGGAGGACAACTCCTTCAGTTGAAGAAACCTCCAGCtggaaacaaaagaggaaaaagataa
- the NUP58 gene encoding nucleoporin p58/p45 isoform X1 yields MSTGFSFGSSTLGSSTVAAGGSGTGGGFSFGTGTSSNPTVGLNFGTLGSTTTPATTSASGGFGTSLFGSKPATGFTLGGTSTGTAATTSASTIGFSLGFSKPAASATPFALPIASTSASGLTLSSALTSTPAASTGFTLNNLSGTAATTTTASTGLSLGGALTGLGGSLFQGTSTATSGLGQSALGLTLGTTAATSAAGNEGLGGIDFSSSSDKKSDKTGTRPEDSKALKDETLPAVICQDVDNLQKFVKEQKQVQEEISRMSSKAMLKVQEDIKALKQLLSLAASGLQRNTLNIDKLKIETAQELKNAEIALRTQKTPPGLQHENTAPADYFRILVQQFEVQLQQYRQQIEELENHLATQANNSHITPQDLSMAMQKIYQTFVALAAQLQSIHENVKVLKEQYLGYRKMFLGDAVDVFEARRAEAKKWQNAPRVTTGPTPFSNMPNAAAVAMAATLTQQQQPATGPQPSLGVSFGAPFGSGIGTGLQSSGLGSSNLGGFGASSGFGCSTTGASTFGFGTTNKPSGSLSAGFGSSSTSGFNFSNPGITASAGLTFGVSNPASAGFGTGGQLLQLKKPPAGNKRGKR; encoded by the exons ATGTCCACAGGGTTCTCCTTCGGGAGCAGCACGCTGGGTTCCTCCACCGTGGCCGCTGGCGGGAGTGGCACGGGCGGAGGTTTCTCCTTCGGGACCGGGACGTCCAG CAACCCTACTGTGGGGCTCAATTTTGGGACCCTTGGGAGCACCACCACTCCAGCTACAACATCTGCTTCTGGTGGATTTGGAACCAGCCTCTTCGGATCTAAACCTGCCACGGGGTTCACTCTAGGAGGAACGAGCACAG gaaCGGCAGCCACGACATCTGCATCTACGATAGGCTTCAGTTTAGGCTTCAGTAAACCCGCAGCATCCGCCACGCCCTTTGCGCTGCCCATCGCCTCTACCTCGGCCAGCGGTCTCACGCTCTCGTCTGCACTGACATCCACTCCTGCAG catCCACAGGATTTACCCTGAATAACTTGAGTGGAACAGCAGCCACAACTACCACTGCCTCGACAGGCCTCTCTTTAGGGGGTGCCTTGACTGGTTTGGGAGGCTCACTTTTCCAAGGTACAAGCACAGCAACATCAG GACTTGGACAAAGTGCTTTAGGCCTGACTCTGGGAACTACAGCAGCTACTTCAGCTGCTGGTAATGAAGGCCTCGGAGGTATAGATTTTAGTAGCTCATCGGATAAGAAGA GTGATAAAACAGGAACAAGACCAGA GGACAGTAAAGCATTGAAGGATGAGACTCTGCCTGCTGTCATCTGCCAGGACGTCGACAACCTCCA gaaatTTGTGAAGGAACAAAAACAGGTTCAAGAAGAAATTAGTAGAATGTCTTCAAAAGCAATGCTTAAAGTCCAGGAAGATATTAAAGCTCTGAAGCAGCTTTTGTCACTGGCCGCCAGTGGATTGCAGAGGAACACTCTCAATATTgacaaactgaaaatagaaacCGCTCAG GAGTTAAAAAATGCTGAAATAGCTTTAAGAACCCAGAAAACACCACCTGGATTGCAACATGAAAATACAGCTCCTGCTGA CTACTTCAGGATCCTGGTTCAGCAGTTTGAGGTGCAGCTCCAACAGTACCGACAGCAGATTGAGGAGCTGGAGAACCATCTTGCCACCCAAGCGAACAATTCACATATCACCCCACAAG atttgTCAATGGCTATGCAGAAAATTTATCAAACATTTGTAGCTTTAGCTGCACAGCTTCAGTCTATTCATGAAAATGTGAAG gtgCTCAAAGAACAGTACCTTGGCTACAGGAAAATGTTCTTGGGAGATGCTGTGGATGTGTTTGAAGCCAGGCGAGCAGAAGCCAAGAAGTGGCAGAACGCACCCCGAGTCACTACTGGACCCACCCCCTTCAGCAACATGCCAAACGCAGCAGCTGTTGCCATGGCTGCAACTCttacacagcagcagcagcctgctaCAG GGCCACAGCCATCTCTGGGAGTTAGTTTTGGAGCGCCATTCGGCTCAGGTATTGGCACTGGCTTGCAGTCAAGTGGCCTAGGTTCTTCAAACCTTGGAG GCTTTGGAGCTAGCTCTGGTTTTGGATGCAGCACCACAGGGGCCTCCACATTTGGATTTGGAACAACAAATAAACCCTCAGGAAGTCTTAGTGCAG GCTTTGGCAGCTCAAGTACATCTGGGTTTAACTTCAGCAATCCTGGCATCACGGCATCAGCGGGTTTGACATTTGGGGTGTCCAATCCTGCCTCTGCAGGCTTTGGGACAGGAGGACAACTCCTTCAGTTGAAGAAACCTCCAGCtggaaacaaaagaggaaaaagataa